One stretch of Prionailurus viverrinus isolate Anna chromosome C1, UM_Priviv_1.0, whole genome shotgun sequence DNA includes these proteins:
- the HJV gene encoding hemojuvelin, translated as MGDPGRSPHGSPPTLSTLTLLLLLCGHAHSQCKILRCNAEYVSSTLSLRGGRSPGALRGGAGGGGRGGGVGSGGLCRALRSYALCTRRTARTCRGDLAFHSAVHGIEDLMIQHNCSRQGPTAPPPARGPALPGAGPARSSGPPAPDPCDYEGQFSRLHGRPPGFLHCASFGDPHVRSFHHHFHTCRVQGAWPLLDNDFLFVQATSSPVASGANATATRKLTIIFKNMQECIDQKVYQAEVDNLPAAFEDGSINGGDRPGGSSLSIGTANPGNHVEIRAAYIGTTIIIRQTAGQLSFSIKVAEDVARAFSAEQDLQLCVGGCPPSQRLSRSERSRRGALTIDTARRLCKEGLPVEDAYFHSCVFDVLISGDPNFTVAAQAALEDARAFLPDLEKLHLFPSDAGVPLSSGTLLAPLIWSGLFVLWLCIQ; from the exons CCGGTCCCCCCATGGCAGCCCCCCAACTCTAAGCACTCTCACCCTCCTGCTGCTCCTCTGTGGACATG CTCATTCTCAATGCAAGATCCTCCGCTGCAATGCTGAGTATGTATCGTCCACCCTGAGCCTTAGAGGTGGGAGGTCACCGGGAGCCCTgcgaggaggagcaggaggagggggccgAGGTGGAGGGGTGGGCTCAGGCGGCCTCTGTCGAGCCCTCCGCTCCTACGCTCTCTGCACCCGGCGCACCGCCCGCACCTGCCGCGGGGACCTGGCCTTCCATTCGGCGGTGCACGGGATCGAAGACCTGATGATCCAGCACAACTGCTCCCGCCAGGGCCccacggccccgcccccggcccgcggCCCCGCCCTTCCAGGCGCAGGCCCCGCCCGCTCCTCCGGCCCCCCAGCCCCGGACCCCTGTGACTATGAAGGCCAGTTTTCCCGGCTGCACGGGCGTCCCCCGGGCTTCTTGCATTGCGCCTCCTTCGGGGACCCCCACGTGCGCAGCTTTCACCACCACTTTCACACGTGCCGTGTCCAAGGAGCTTGGCCCCTGCTGGATAATGACTTCCTTTTTGTCCAGGCCACCAGCTCCCCCGTGGCATCGGGGGCCAACGCCACCGCCACCCGGAAG CTCACCATTATATTTAAGAACATGCAGGAATGCATTGATCAGAAGGTCTACCAGGCTGAGGTGGACAATCTTCCGGCAGCCTTTGAAGATGGCTCTATCAATGGAGGTGACCGACCCGGGGGGTCCAGTCTGTCCATTGGAACTGCTAACCCTGGGAACCACGTGGAGATCCGAGCCGCCTATATTGGCACAACTATAATCATCCGGCAGACAGCTGGGCAGCTCTCCTTCTCCATCAAGGTAGCAGAGGACGTGGCCCGGGCCTTCTCAGCTGAGCAAGACCTACAGCTCTGTGTTGGGGGGTGCCCCCCAAGTCAGCGACTCTCTCGCTCAGAGCGCAGCCGCCGGGGAGCTCTGACCATTGACACCGCCAGACGGCTGTGTAAGGAAGGGCTGCCAGTTGAAGACGCTTATTTCCACTCCTGTGTCTTTGATGTTTTGATCTCTGGTGACCCGAACTTCACTGTGGCAGCTCAGGCGGCTTTGGAGGATGCCCGAGCCTTCCTGCCGGACTTAGAAAAGCTGCACCTCTTCCCCTCGGATGCCGGGGTTCCTCTTTCCTCGGGAACCCTCCTAGCCCCACTCATTTGGAGTGGGCTCTTTGTTCTGTGGCTTTGCATTCAGTAA